From Flavobacterium arcticum, the proteins below share one genomic window:
- the pgi gene encoding glucose-6-phosphate isomerase, producing MALENTNPSGTAAWQELRAHFADMQQASMQDMFTADGSRSEKFHIKWNDFLVDYSKNIVNQKTLDLLQDLAKEVNLAGAMESYFAGEAINRTEGRAVLHTALRAPQSADIKVDGQNVMPEVYAAKNKIKQFTDEVISGSRKGYTGRAFTHVVNIGIGGSDLGPAMVVEALAYYQNQLEVRFISNVDGDHVMEKLKGLNPETTLFVIVSKTFTTQETLSNANTARAWFLEQATQDDVAKHFVAVSTNLKNVTEFGINPDNVFPMWDWVGGRFSLWSAVGLSVALAVGYDNFDKLLQGAHEMDEHFRTAPHEENIPVVLALLSIWYNNFFGAESEALIPYTQYLQKLAPYLQQGIMESNGKSVGRDGNPVNYQTGTIIWGEPGTNSQHAFFQLIHQGTKLIPTDFIGFIKPLHGNHDHHDKLMSNFFAQTEALLNGKTEAQVKAEFDVKGVTGEEADFLLPFKVFRGNKPTNTLLIDKLTPETLGSLVALYEHKIFVQGVIWNIFSYDQWGVELGKQLANSILGEINSGDVKQHDSSTTALLKAFLAKK from the coding sequence ATGGCACTCGAAAACACCAACCCTTCTGGTACTGCTGCATGGCAGGAATTAAGAGCACATTTTGCCGATATGCAACAAGCATCTATGCAAGATATGTTTACTGCTGATGGCAGCAGAAGCGAAAAATTCCACATTAAGTGGAATGATTTTTTAGTAGACTATTCTAAAAATATTGTAAACCAAAAAACGCTAGACTTGTTGCAAGACCTTGCCAAAGAGGTAAACCTTGCAGGCGCTATGGAAAGCTATTTTGCAGGTGAAGCAATAAACCGCACCGAAGGCAGGGCAGTATTGCATACAGCACTACGCGCACCACAATCGGCAGATATTAAGGTTGATGGGCAAAATGTAATGCCCGAAGTGTATGCAGCAAAAAATAAAATAAAACAATTTACTGATGAGGTAATAAGTGGTAGCCGAAAAGGTTATACAGGTAGAGCTTTTACGCATGTAGTAAACATAGGTATAGGTGGTAGCGACTTGGGTCCTGCTATGGTAGTAGAAGCTTTGGCATACTACCAAAACCAGCTTGAAGTACGATTTATATCTAATGTGGATGGCGACCATGTTATGGAAAAGCTAAAAGGACTAAACCCCGAAACAACGCTTTTTGTAATTGTGTCTAAAACATTTACTACTCAAGAAACACTTAGCAATGCTAATACAGCAAGAGCATGGTTTTTGGAGCAGGCCACGCAAGATGATGTAGCGAAACACTTTGTAGCGGTAAGCACCAACCTGAAAAATGTAACTGAGTTTGGTATTAACCCCGATAATGTTTTCCCGATGTGGGACTGGGTTGGTGGTCGTTTCTCACTGTGGAGCGCCGTTGGATTATCTGTAGCATTAGCGGTAGGTTATGATAATTTCGACAAATTACTGCAAGGTGCACACGAAATGGACGAGCATTTCCGTACTGCTCCGCATGAAGAAAATATACCCGTTGTACTGGCTTTACTAAGTATTTGGTACAACAACTTTTTTGGTGCCGAGAGCGAAGCGTTAATACCTTATACACAATACCTGCAAAAACTAGCACCTTACCTGCAACAGGGTATTATGGAGAGTAACGGTAAGAGTGTAGGGCGCGATGGTAACCCTGTAAATTACCAAACGGGTACTATTATTTGGGGAGAGCCAGGTACTAACTCGCAGCACGCGTTTTTCCAGTTGATACACCAAGGGACAAAGTTAATCCCTACTGATTTTATAGGTTTCATTAAGCCACTACATGGCAATCATGACCACCACGATAAACTGATGTCGAACTTTTTTGCACAAACCGAAGCATTGCTAAATGGTAAAACCGAAGCACAGGTAAAAGCAGAGTTTGATGTAAAAGGGGTAACAGGCGAAGAAGCCGATTTCCTGCTTCCGTTTAAAGTGTTTAGAGGGAACAAACCTACCAATACGTTATTAATAGATAAATTAACGCCAGAAACGTTGGGTTCATTAGTAGCACTATACGAACACAAAATATTTGTGCAGGGTGTTATCTGGAATATATTCAGTTATGACCAGTGGGGTGTAGAGCTTGGTAAACAGCTTGCCAACTCTATTTTAGGAGAAATCAACTCGGGCGATGTAAAACAGCACGATAGTAGTACTACGGCATTGCTGAAAGCTTTTTTAGCGAAAAAATAG
- a CDS encoding CYTH domain-containing protein gives MNEIERKFLVLNNDYKTEAFSQKRITQGYLSSVPERTVRVRTKGDKGYLTVKGKSNESGTTRMEWETEITLAEAEQLLAICETGVIDKTRYEVKAGKHTFEVDEFYGDNEGLVIAEVELDDENETFVKPVWLGQEVTGDERYYNAYLSHKPYTTWK, from the coding sequence ATGAACGAAATAGAGCGCAAGTTTTTAGTACTAAATAACGATTATAAAACCGAGGCTTTTTCGCAAAAGCGTATTACACAAGGTTACTTGAGCAGTGTGCCAGAGCGTACCGTTCGGGTGCGTACCAAAGGCGATAAAGGCTATCTTACTGTAAAAGGCAAAAGCAACGAAAGCGGTACTACCCGCATGGAATGGGAGACCGAAATCACCCTTGCTGAAGCCGAGCAGTTACTGGCTATTTGCGAAACAGGCGTGATAGACAAAACACGCTATGAAGTAAAGGCAGGCAAGCACACTTTTGAAGTAGATGAATTTTATGGCGATAACGAAGGTTTGGTTATAGCTGAAGTAGAGCTTGATGATGAAAATGAAACTTTCGTGAAACCCGTATGGCTAGGGCAGGAGGTAACGGGCGACGAACGCTACTATAATGCCTACCTAAGCCATAAACCCTACACTACATGGAAATGA
- a CDS encoding YpdA family putative bacillithiol disulfide reductase yields MNEPYDLIIIGSGPIGMACAIAVQQKGLNYLVLEKGALVNSLYNYPLYMTFFSTAKKLEIGNVPFSCIAPKPGRQEALEYYRNIQKHFALNIHFYEKVNGVQKQEKGEFAIKSDKQNYTAKNVVIATGFYDIPMYIDVPGENLPKVRHYYREAHEYAFRKVLVIGANNSSVDAALECWHKGAEVTMVIRKGEINDRVKYWIKPDIENRIKEGSIKAYFYSEVTAIHENSVAITTPDGDITVENDFVLALTGYRPDLDFLRKAGVNISSGINCTPQYNPDTMETNVKGLYLAGVVCGGLETHKWFIENSRVHADMIVNSIIGK; encoded by the coding sequence ATGAATGAACCGTATGACTTGATTATAATAGGGAGTGGCCCTATAGGTATGGCATGCGCTATAGCGGTACAGCAAAAAGGACTTAACTATTTGGTGCTCGAAAAAGGGGCATTGGTAAACAGCCTTTATAATTATCCGTTGTATATGACGTTTTTCTCTACTGCCAAAAAGTTGGAGATTGGCAATGTACCGTTTAGCTGTATTGCGCCCAAACCGGGTAGGCAGGAGGCATTGGAGTACTACCGTAACATACAAAAGCATTTTGCACTGAATATTCATTTTTATGAAAAGGTAAACGGTGTGCAAAAGCAAGAAAAGGGAGAGTTTGCTATAAAATCCGATAAGCAAAATTATACCGCTAAAAATGTGGTTATTGCCACAGGTTTTTATGATATACCTATGTATATAGATGTACCAGGTGAAAACCTGCCAAAAGTACGCCATTACTACCGCGAAGCCCATGAATATGCTTTTAGGAAGGTGCTGGTTATCGGGGCAAATAATTCATCGGTAGATGCTGCGCTGGAGTGCTGGCATAAAGGTGCCGAGGTAACCATGGTTATAAGAAAAGGAGAGATTAACGACCGCGTGAAATATTGGATTAAACCTGATATTGAAAACCGTATAAAAGAGGGGAGTATTAAGGCTTATTTCTACTCGGAAGTGACGGCAATACACGAAAATTCGGTTGCTATTACAACACCTGATGGGGATATTACTGTTGAGAATGACTTTGTACTTGCCTTAACGGGTTATCGTCCTGATTTAGATTTTCTGCGAAAAGCAGGGGTAAATATTTCGTCGGGTATTAACTGTACTCCGCAATATAACCCTGATACTATGGAAACCAACGTAAAGGGGCTTTACCTTGCCGGTGTAGTATGTGGCGGACTAGAAACACACAAATGGTTTATAGAGAACTCACGTGTTCATGCCGATATGATTGTGAACAGTATTATCGGAAAATAG
- a CDS encoding PA0069 family radical SAM protein, producing the protein MKKETIKGQGAVSNVHNHFEKNRYEQSIYQDDYEEDIAKTQVIPIFPKTIVNKVKSPDLHMAYSMNPYQGCEHGCAYCYARPTHEYWGYSAGVDFERVILAKKNAPELLEQFFKKRGYVPESILLSGNTDCYQPVERKMQITRRLLQVFLDYRHPVNILTKNALVTRDIDILSQLAEKNLVTVSLSIPTINEDLRRKLEPRTSSVNTKLKAIETLTQNGIPVHIMVAPMIPGLNTMEILPIVKTIAEKGALACGYTLVRLNDTVEPVFKEWLAEHYPDRQDKVLHQISTLHGGKLGEKSVAKRRKGEGNIADMIHTSFKVAKQKYFANKEMPKLTTDLFDGTKGEQLRLF; encoded by the coding sequence ATGAAAAAGGAAACCATAAAAGGACAGGGAGCTGTTAGCAATGTACACAACCATTTCGAGAAAAACCGTTATGAACAAAGCATTTATCAGGACGACTATGAAGAAGATATAGCCAAAACACAGGTAATACCTATATTCCCAAAAACGATTGTAAACAAGGTAAAAAGCCCCGACTTACACATGGCATATTCCATGAACCCCTACCAAGGGTGCGAACACGGTTGTGCCTACTGCTATGCGCGTCCCACACACGAATACTGGGGCTACAGCGCAGGAGTCGATTTTGAACGGGTAATACTCGCCAAGAAAAATGCCCCCGAATTACTAGAACAATTCTTTAAAAAAAGAGGCTACGTTCCCGAATCTATTTTACTATCTGGTAATACCGATTGTTACCAACCCGTAGAGCGCAAAATGCAAATAACCCGTAGGCTGTTGCAGGTATTTCTAGACTACCGTCACCCTGTAAACATACTCACCAAAAATGCACTCGTAACCCGCGACATAGATATACTAAGCCAACTTGCCGAAAAAAACTTAGTAACTGTATCACTCAGCATACCCACTATAAACGAAGACCTAAGACGAAAACTCGAACCGCGAACCTCATCAGTAAACACAAAACTAAAGGCAATAGAAACCCTAACGCAAAACGGCATACCCGTACACATTATGGTAGCCCCCATGATACCGGGGCTAAACACTATGGAGATACTACCCATAGTAAAAACCATTGCCGAAAAAGGAGCATTAGCCTGCGGTTATACCTTAGTGCGACTTAACGATACGGTAGAACCTGTTTTTAAAGAATGGCTTGCCGAGCATTATCCCGACAGGCAAGATAAAGTATTACACCAAATAAGCACGTTACACGGCGGTAAACTGGGCGAAAAAAGTGTTGCAAAACGCCGAAAAGGCGAAGGTAATATTGCCGATATGATACATACCAGCTTTAAAGTAGCGAAACAAAAATATTTTGCCAATAAAGAAATGCCTAAACTTACCACCGATTTATTTGATGGTACAAAAGGAGAGCAATTGCGGTTGTTTTAG
- a CDS encoding T9SS type A sorting domain-containing protein: protein MKNLTLLFSAFLAFSYSAFSQCEGVALPYFENAESATAPQLPDCMVSGYFTFASTEIFETTATPIEGFSGNALLYNTEIVAEGIPEDAGTGVTLGIPSIAFSAGTSYTVSYKYGMSNPDGVMGLVRIMLVRGGEYTYLPEQNNVAAGNPSTFISAPFTVAESDSYYFAIEIHLAGGQGYLYLDDITIEETATAAVKENTFSRLTVYPNPVKNEINLANANDVDNLELYTVTGQKVLSQQVTSSDVKINTEAFSAGIYFLKVTAGAAQKTIKIIKE from the coding sequence ATGAAAAATCTTACTTTACTATTTAGCGCATTCTTAGCATTTAGCTATAGTGCGTTTTCACAATGCGAAGGAGTTGCTCTCCCGTATTTCGAAAATGCTGAGTCGGCAACCGCACCTCAGCTTCCTGACTGTATGGTTAGTGGCTATTTTACTTTTGCCTCTACCGAAATTTTTGAAACAACAGCAACCCCCATCGAAGGGTTCTCTGGTAACGCATTACTATACAACACAGAAATTGTAGCCGAGGGAATACCCGAAGATGCGGGTACAGGCGTTACACTTGGCATTCCATCAATTGCTTTTAGTGCAGGAACATCTTACACGGTGTCATATAAATACGGAATGAGCAACCCCGATGGTGTAATGGGGCTGGTTCGCATTATGTTGGTTCGCGGAGGCGAATACACCTATTTACCCGAACAAAACAACGTTGCAGCAGGTAACCCTTCAACTTTTATCTCAGCGCCTTTTACTGTAGCAGAAAGCGACTCTTACTACTTCGCTATAGAAATACATCTAGCAGGAGGGCAAGGCTACCTTTATTTAGATGATATAACTATAGAAGAAACTGCCACCGCAGCAGTAAAAGAAAACACTTTTAGCCGCTTAACGGTGTATCCTAACCCAGTAAAAAATGAAATTAATCTAGCTAATGCTAATGATGTAGATAACCTTGAACTCTATACCGTAACTGGGCAAAAAGTACTTTCGCAACAAGTTACAAGCAGCGATGTAAAAATAAATACCGAAGCATTTAGCGCAGGCATTTACTTTTTAAAAGTTACCGCAGGTGCAGCCCAAAAAACAATAAAAATTATTAAAGAATAA
- a CDS encoding helix-turn-helix domain-containing protein, whose product MNNKDVDVNAVQLPQHDKPLVIEPLDYSNPYDYHKPHRHDYFEIILVKNGKGRQFIDFQEYNMLGEQLYAIYPGQIHLMYRNTATGLLIQFRKDIFKFLQPLKHYQLYFPEQVFNLDTENFNHLYDVTERMMRLLENKELTPFAHHKIYSYLQIILISLPELHDAKSAMLKTNIVTEFLSLLPQHIKTQRKVSDYCNLMECSTEKLNDACKASLGKTPLKLIHEELILEIRRLMLLNKLSLKEIAFELNFDSQANFSNFIKSQSKLTPSELQATTLEIYK is encoded by the coding sequence ATGAATAACAAGGATGTTGATGTAAACGCTGTACAACTGCCACAACATGACAAACCATTGGTTATCGAACCCTTGGATTACAGTAACCCTTATGATTATCATAAACCGCATCGGCATGATTATTTTGAAATAATATTAGTAAAAAATGGCAAAGGCAGGCAGTTTATAGACTTCCAAGAGTACAACATGCTAGGAGAGCAATTATATGCCATATACCCAGGGCAAATACACCTAATGTACCGCAATACAGCAACAGGTTTACTAATACAGTTTAGGAAAGATATCTTTAAATTTTTACAACCCCTAAAGCATTACCAACTGTACTTTCCAGAGCAGGTATTTAACCTCGATACAGAAAATTTTAACCACCTGTATGATGTAACCGAACGAATGATGCGCCTATTAGAAAACAAAGAGCTTACACCCTTTGCACATCATAAAATATATAGCTACCTACAAATTATACTCATATCGTTACCAGAACTTCATGACGCCAAATCGGCTATGCTTAAAACCAATATTGTAACCGAGTTCTTATCGTTATTGCCACAACATATTAAAACACAAAGAAAAGTTTCTGATTACTGTAACCTCATGGAGTGTAGTACCGAAAAACTAAATGATGCTTGCAAGGCAAGCCTTGGCAAAACCCCACTTAAACTCATTCATGAAGAGCTTATACTCGAAATACGCAGGCTTATGCTGCTAAATAAGCTTTCGCTAAAAGAAATAGCCTTCGAACTTAACTTTGACAGCCAAGCAAACTTTAGCAACTTTATAAAATCTCAAAGTAAACTCACACCATCAGAGTTACAGGCAACTACACTTGAAATTTACAAGTAA
- a CDS encoding efflux transporter outer membrane subunit: protein MKFIKTYRIIAVTGIALLMQSCFSAKTYERPDVQAENLYRTEVVAKDSTSMANISWEKMFTDPVLQKHINKGLQNNFDIRIAMQNITAANAYLKQAKTGYFPTLSGTGQWTHQEFAKNSQFGSLFSNLDQYELSGSLSWEADIWGKIRSNKRAAGASYLQTIAANQAVKTQVITNIAATYYQLLSLDAQLEVAQKTLDNRNESVETILALKEAGSVNEVGVKQTEAQKYSTELIIEDLKNNIVLMENYMSLLLGEAPTKVERTTLVEQELNPEIKLGYSASLLRNRPDVVAAEYGLVNAFELTNVARSNFYPSLTVTASGGLQSIDLKEWFSANSIFANVITGLTQPIFNGRKIRTQYEVSKTQQEQAYIQFEQTLVTAGKEVSDALANYTNETKKLTIREKQVDALVKAADYSDELLDYGLVNYLEVLTAKDNALNSELSLIDNKYQQYQAIINLYKALGGGWQ from the coding sequence ATGAAATTTATAAAAACATATAGAATAATAGCGGTTACCGGTATCGCACTGCTAATGCAATCGTGCTTTAGCGCAAAAACTTACGAAAGACCGGATGTACAGGCAGAAAACCTGTACCGCACCGAAGTAGTGGCAAAAGACAGTACCTCGATGGCAAACATATCGTGGGAAAAAATGTTTACCGACCCTGTGTTGCAAAAACACATAAACAAAGGGTTACAAAACAACTTTGATATTCGCATAGCAATGCAAAATATTACCGCTGCTAATGCTTACCTAAAGCAAGCCAAAACGGGTTACTTCCCTACCCTTTCTGGAACAGGGCAATGGACACACCAAGAGTTTGCCAAAAATAGCCAGTTTGGTAGTCTATTTAGTAACTTAGACCAATATGAGCTAAGTGGTAGCCTGTCATGGGAAGCCGATATTTGGGGCAAAATCCGTAGCAACAAGCGTGCTGCGGGTGCCTCTTACCTGCAAACCATTGCTGCAAATCAAGCAGTAAAAACACAGGTAATAACAAATATAGCTGCTACCTATTATCAATTGCTTTCGCTTGATGCACAGCTTGAAGTAGCCCAAAAAACACTTGATAATAGAAATGAAAGTGTCGAAACAATACTGGCATTAAAAGAAGCTGGTAGTGTTAACGAAGTAGGTGTAAAACAAACCGAGGCACAAAAATACAGCACAGAGCTTATTATAGAAGACCTAAAAAACAACATTGTTTTAATGGAAAACTATATGAGTTTATTGCTAGGAGAAGCCCCTACCAAAGTTGAGCGCACTACCCTTGTAGAACAAGAGCTTAATCCCGAAATAAAACTAGGTTACTCAGCATCATTATTACGTAACCGTCCTGATGTGGTAGCTGCCGAATATGGATTAGTAAACGCTTTTGAGCTTACTAATGTAGCACGTAGCAATTTTTATCCATCGCTTACTGTTACCGCTAGCGGAGGTTTACAAAGTATAGATCTTAAAGAATGGTTTAGTGCCAACTCTATTTTTGCCAACGTTATTACAGGACTTACACAACCCATATTCAATGGCAGAAAAATACGCACGCAATATGAGGTGAGCAAAACACAACAAGAGCAGGCTTACATTCAGTTTGAGCAAACACTCGTAACAGCAGGTAAAGAAGTTAGTGATGCATTAGCTAATTATACTAACGAAACCAAAAAACTAACCATTCGCGAAAAACAAGTAGATGCACTAGTTAAAGCTGCCGACTATTCTGATGAGTTACTAGATTATGGTTTAGTAAACTACCTAGAGGTACTTACTGCAAAAGACAACGCATTAAATAGCGAGCTAAGTCTTATAGATAATAAATACCAACAATATCAAGCCATCATCAATTTATATAAAGCCCTTGGTGGCGGATGGCAATAA
- a CDS encoding efflux RND transporter permease subunit, with protein MLKTFIERPVLSTVISILITILGILGLMSLPIEQYPEIAPPTVQVTSTYTGANAGTVLNSVIVPLEEEINGVEGMTYMTSTASNDGVGTINVFFELGVDPDIAAVNVQNRVARATSKLPEAVVQTGVTTAKTQTSALMFLSLYSTNKEFDGTFVQNFANINLVPKLKRVKGVGQVTVFGGKDYSMRIWIDPEKMAAYNLTPADIQNALREQNVEAAPGKFGENADGIYEYVIKYKGRLNQVEEYENIVIKATGNGNFLHLKDVANIELGAFNYGQKNYGMGNEGVAMGIFQTSGSNANDIIDEVLSILEEEKASFPKGIEYVIPFNTKTFLDASIEKVIHTLIEAFILVFIVVYLFLQDFRSTLIPAIAVPVAIIGTFFFLNLFGFSINLLTLFAVVLAIGIVVDDAIVVVEAVHAKLDEGEKSAKKATLSAMNEITGAIVSITLVMSAVFIPVSFLQGPSGVFYQQFAITLAIAILISALNALTLSPALCALLLKPHDDDHSKKKNIKDRFFDAFNVGFNAMNQKYTGSLRVLAKRKWITVVALVVFSGITYYLFTTTPSGFIPNEDRGIIMADITLPPGTTLEKTEESVKQLDSILQSMPMVEARMNIVGFSLLNRINGGSYAFTVIRLKDWSERTEPNQTVDAIVGELFAKTAGFKDARMLFFTPPSVQGFGNADGFEFKIEDKGDDDWATVSKVSNEFLAALSQRPEVQYAITNFNPNFPQYQMDINVERAKDASVSVSDIFNTMQGYYGGLYTTDFNRFGKQFRVMIQAKPENRADERSINDVYVRNASGEMVAISQFVDFKKIYGPEAVSRFNLLKAVNVNGKANPGYSSGDAIKAIQEVAAEHLPSSYTYEFSGMTREEILAGNQAAGVFLLSLIFVYFLLSAQYESYVLPLSVLLSLPVGIAGAIGFVKLAGLENNIYFQVALIMLIGLLAKNAILIVEFAVQRRRHGMSLTQSAIEGAKARLRPILMTSFAFILGLLPLALATGVGAVGNRSIGMGAVGGMLVGTVFGVFVIPILFVIFQGLQERISGKPEEKEETENTVA; from the coding sequence ATGTTAAAAACTTTTATAGAAAGACCGGTACTCTCTACCGTTATTTCGATACTAATAACCATACTAGGGATATTAGGGCTTATGTCTCTGCCTATAGAGCAGTATCCTGAAATTGCACCGCCAACGGTACAGGTTACCTCTACCTATACTGGTGCTAATGCTGGTACAGTACTAAACAGTGTAATAGTTCCGCTAGAAGAAGAAATAAACGGGGTAGAAGGAATGACCTACATGACCTCTACCGCATCTAATGATGGTGTAGGTACTATAAACGTATTTTTCGAGCTAGGTGTAGACCCAGATATCGCTGCCGTAAACGTACAAAACAGGGTAGCACGTGCTACAAGCAAGCTACCAGAAGCTGTAGTACAAACGGGGGTAACAACTGCAAAAACCCAAACAAGTGCCTTAATGTTCCTTTCGCTATACTCTACTAATAAAGAGTTTGACGGAACATTTGTACAAAACTTTGCCAATATAAACCTTGTACCAAAACTAAAACGTGTAAAAGGTGTAGGGCAGGTAACCGTATTTGGTGGTAAAGACTACTCAATGCGTATATGGATAGACCCAGAGAAAATGGCAGCATACAACCTAACTCCTGCCGATATACAGAATGCGCTACGAGAACAAAACGTAGAAGCAGCACCAGGTAAATTTGGAGAAAATGCCGATGGTATTTACGAATATGTAATAAAATATAAAGGACGTCTTAACCAAGTAGAAGAATATGAAAACATTGTAATAAAAGCTACAGGAAACGGTAACTTTTTACACCTAAAAGATGTTGCTAATATAGAACTTGGTGCTTTTAACTACGGGCAAAAAAACTATGGTATGGGCAACGAAGGGGTTGCAATGGGTATATTCCAAACCTCTGGCTCTAACGCTAATGATATTATTGACGAAGTATTAAGCATACTAGAAGAAGAAAAAGCATCATTCCCAAAAGGTATAGAATATGTAATACCATTTAACACTAAAACCTTCTTAGATGCCTCTATAGAAAAAGTAATACACACACTTATAGAAGCCTTTATCTTGGTGTTTATTGTAGTATATCTTTTCCTTCAAGACTTCCGTTCTACATTAATACCTGCTATTGCAGTACCCGTAGCCATTATAGGTACATTCTTTTTCCTTAACCTGTTTGGCTTCTCTATCAACCTGCTAACGCTGTTTGCGGTAGTACTAGCCATTGGTATTGTGGTCGATGATGCTATTGTCGTCGTCGAGGCAGTACATGCCAAACTAGACGAGGGCGAAAAATCGGCTAAGAAAGCAACCCTTTCGGCAATGAACGAGATAACAGGTGCTATTGTATCTATTACCTTAGTAATGTCGGCAGTATTTATACCAGTATCGTTCCTACAAGGACCATCGGGAGTATTCTATCAGCAGTTTGCCATAACCCTTGCTATAGCAATTCTTATCTCGGCACTTAATGCACTTACATTAAGTCCTGCGCTATGTGCATTGCTATTAAAACCACACGATGACGATCATAGTAAAAAGAAAAATATAAAAGACCGTTTCTTTGATGCCTTTAATGTTGGCTTTAATGCCATGAACCAAAAATATACAGGTTCACTTAGAGTATTAGCAAAAAGAAAATGGATAACTGTTGTTGCTCTTGTAGTATTCTCTGGTATTACATACTACCTGTTTACTACTACCCCATCTGGGTTTATACCTAATGAAGATAGAGGTATTATAATGGCAGATATAACATTGCCACCAGGAACTACTTTAGAGAAAACAGAAGAATCGGTTAAACAACTTGACTCGATACTACAATCGATGCCAATGGTAGAAGCCCGTATGAACATTGTTGGTTTCAGTTTACTAAACCGTATTAACGGAGGCTCGTATGCCTTTACCGTTATTAGATTAAAAGACTGGTCAGAGCGTACAGAGCCAAACCAAACAGTAGATGCAATAGTAGGCGAACTTTTTGCCAAAACTGCAGGCTTTAAAGATGCCCGAATGCTATTCTTTACTCCGCCAAGTGTACAAGGTTTTGGTAACGCCGATGGTTTTGAGTTTAAAATTGAAGATAAAGGTGACGATGATTGGGCTACAGTAAGTAAAGTGTCAAACGAGTTTCTTGCTGCACTATCACAACGTCCAGAGGTACAATATGCTATTACCAACTTTAACCCTAACTTCCCACAATATCAAATGGATATTAATGTAGAAAGGGCAAAAGATGCAAGCGTATCAGTAAGCGATATCTTTAACACCATGCAAGGTTACTATGGTGGTTTATATACTACAGATTTTAACCGCTTTGGTAAACAGTTCCGTGTAATGATACAGGCTAAACCTGAAAACAGAGCCGACGAACGCTCTATAAACGATGTTTATGTGCGTAACGCTAGCGGAGAAATGGTAGCAATAAGCCAGTTTGTAGATTTCAAAAAAATATATGGTCCAGAGGCAGTATCGCGTTTTAACCTGCTAAAAGCAGTTAACGTAAACGGTAAAGCAAACCCAGGCTATAGTAGTGGCGATGCTATTAAAGCCATACAAGAAGTGGCAGCCGAACATTTACCTAGCAGTTATACCTACGAGTTTAGTGGTATGACACGAGAGGAGATACTTGCAGGTAACCAAGCAGCAGGCGTATTCCTGTTGAGTTTAATATTTGTATACTTCCTGCTTAGTGCGCAATACGAAAGTTACGTATTACCACTATCTGTACTACTATCATTACCTGTAGGTATAGCAGGAGCCATTGGCTTTGTAAAACTTGCTGGGCTAGAAAACAACATCTACTTCCAAGTAGCATTAATAATGCTTATCGGGCTACTCGCCAAGAATGCCATACTTATAGTAGAGTTTGCCGTACAGCGAAGGCGACACGGCATGAGCCTTACACAGTCGGCTATAGAGGGTGCCAAGGCACGTTTACGACCTATTCTTATGACATCGTTTGCCTTTATACTCGGTCTATTGCCACTAGCACTAGCAACAGGTGTAGGTGCTGTAGGTAACCGCTCTATTGGTATGGGTGCTGTAGGTGGTATGCTTGTGGGTACTGTATTCGGGGTATTTGTAATACCTATCCTGTTTGTTATATTCCAAGGACTACAGGAAAGAATATCAGGAAAACCCGAAGAAAAAGAAGAAACTGAAAACACGGTAGCATAA